A genomic window from Glycine soja cultivar W05 chromosome 10, ASM419377v2, whole genome shotgun sequence includes:
- the LOC114369163 gene encoding protein WHAT'S THIS FACTOR 1 homolog, chloroplastic — MFSRSKSHTLSHLKARSISSLKVVWRKDPELDRAIELDKRYKQCARVVKEVLNEPGQVIPLRYLEKRRERMRLKLKAETFLNQNPGLFDVYYDRIKPKTEPVRFLRPTDRLRRFLHQERRVFLDNEPFIVSKLCKLLMMSKNKVVSADKLLHVKREFGFPNDFLVDLVPRYPEYFRLTGSPGEGKSFLELVNWNPEFAKSVIERRAEEESERLGIRVRPSFNVQLPRGFVLKKEMREWIRDWMELDYVSPYEDVSHLDQASREMEKRSVGVFHELLSLSLHKRIPVPILGKFCDEYRFSNAFSTTFTRHSGIFYLSLKGGIETAVLREAYRGDELIDRDPLLRIKDMFVELLEDGWRQRAEQLRLKQEKVKEDMELLATKVSE, encoded by the coding sequence ATGTTCTCCAGAAGCAAAAGCCACACCCTCTCCCACCTCAAGGCGAGATCCATATCAAGCCTGAAAGTAGTGTGGCGCAAGGACCCAGAACTCGACCGAGCCATAGAGTTGGACAAGCGATACAAGCAATGCGCCCGCGTCGTCAAAGAAGTCCTCAACGAACCAGGCCAGGTCATCCCTCTCCGCTACCTCGAAAAGCGCCGCGAAAGGATGCGCCTCAAGCTCAAAGCCGAAACCTTTCTCAACCAAAACCCCGGCCTCTTCGACGTCTACTACGACCGCATCAAACCCAAAACCGAACCGGTCCGCTTCCTCCGCCCCACCGACCGCCTCCGCCGATTCCTCCACCAGGAGCGACGCGTTTTCCTCGACAACGAGCCCTTCATCGTGTCCAAGTTGTGTAAACTGTTAATGATGTCGAAGAACAAGGTTGTCAGTGCTGACAAGCTACTTCACGTGAAGAGGGAGTTCGGCTTCCCCAACGATTTCTTGGTTGATTTGGTTCCTAGGTATCCGGAATATTTTAGGTTAACCGGTTCTCCTGGGGAGGGGAAATCGTTTCTGGAGTTGGTTAATTGGAACCCCGAGTTTGCAAAATCTGTAATTGAGCGAAGGGCTGAAGAGGAGAGTGAGCGTTTGGGGATTAGGGTTAGGCCCAGTTTCAATGTGCAGCTTCCACGAGGGTTTGTGTTGAAGAAGGAGATGAGGGAGTGGATTAGGGATTGGATGGAGCTTGATTACGTGTCCCCTTATGAGGATGTGTCTCATTTGGATCAGGCTTCTAGAGAGATGGAGAAGAGGTCCGTTGGAGTGTTCCATGAACTGCTCTCACTTTCCTTGCACAAGAGGATTCCTGTGCCGATTCTCGGAAAGTTTTGCGACGAGTATAGGTTTTCGAATGCGTTTTCCACCACTTTTACTAGGCATTCGGGGATATTCTATCTGTCTTTGAAAGGAGGGATTGAGACGGCGGTGTTGAGAGAAGCGTACAGAGGCGATGAGTTGATTGACCGCGATCCTCTGCTCCGGATAAAGGATATGTTTGTTGAGTTGTTGGAGGATGGGTGGCGGCAAAGAGCAGAGCAGTTGAGGTTGAAGCAAGAGAAGGTTAAGGAAGATATGGAGTTATTGGCTACTAAAGTTAGTGAATGA
- the LOC114370753 gene encoding adenylate isopentenyltransferase 3, chloroplastic-like gives MTISMFMCRLTQSIINVPCSGKKLNMRQIEKEKIVVVMGATGAGKSRLSIDLATCFPSEIINSDKIQVYEGLDIVTNKISKEDQRGVPHHLLGIINPNMDFSANDFCDTSSEIIASITRSERLPIIVGGSNSYLEALIDDDDYKCRSRFDFLCLWVDVAMPDLQSYVAERVDDMLYNGMVDELRPFYSPNGDYSRGVRRAIGVPEFDEYFRREEEVVDEETRTRLLEEAVKEMKLNTCKLAMKQLGKIRRLRNVKRWEIHRLDATPVFRRRGEEANEAWKKLVAEPSAMIVARFLYNSNSKNNATNVVSGSGLRVKPATSSETVLAAATC, from the coding sequence ATGACCATCTCAATGTTTATGTGCAGACTAACACAATCCATAATAAACGTTCCTTGTAGTGGGAAAAAACTGAACATGAGGCAAATTGAGAAAGAGAAAATAGTGGTTGTAATGGGAGCCACTGGAGCAGGGAAGTCAAGGCTATCCATTGACCTAGCCACATGTTTTCCATCAGAAATCATAAACTCCGACAAAATCCAAGTCTACGAAGGCCTCGACATAGTTACAAACAAAATCTCCAAGGAAGACCAACGCGGTGTTCCGCACCACTTACTAGGAATAATAAACCCCAACATGGATTTCAGCGCCAACGATTTCTGTGACACGTCATCAGAAATTATTGCCTCAATCACGAGAAGCGAACGCCTTCCAATCATCGTTGGAGGCTCCAACTCGTATCTCGAGGCCCTGATCGATGACGATGATTACAAGTGTCGCTCGCGGTTCGATTTTCTGTGTCTCTGGGTTGACGTGGCAATGCCAGATCTGCAATCCTACGTGGCGGAGCGTGTCGACGACATGTTGTATAACGGAATGGTGGATGAGCTGAGACCGTTTTATAGTCCCAACGGGGATTACTCGCGAGGGGTAAGAAGGGCAATTGGGGTGCCAGAGTTCGACGAGTATTTTCGGAGGGAAGAAGAGGTTGTTGACGAGGAAACGAGGACGAGGTTGTTGGAAGAAGCGGTTAAGGAAATGAAACTGAACACGTGCAAGCTAGCCATGAAACAGTTGGGGAAGATTCGTAGGCTGAGGAACGTTAAGAGATGGGAGATTCATCGATTGGATGCCACGCCCGTGTTTCGGAGGCGTGGTGAAGAAGCGAACGAGGCGTGGAAGAAGCTGGTGGCAGAGCCTAGTGCTATGATCGTTGCTCGCTTTCTCTATAATAGTAACTCCAAAAATAATGCTACTAACGTTGTTTCTGGTTCTGGGCTTCGAGTGAAACCAGCTACTTCATCAGAGACTGTTCTGGCTGCGGCAACGTGCTAG
- the LOC114372056 gene encoding uncharacterized protein LOC114372056 isoform X1: MVLHRELDHLFSSPFVDPPKDDAKSSGMSIEKKIEFLESLTGKVTNRRSRRWLNDRLLMELVPRLNAEEIRGLFAPPPWGDEVPPSTFSMTNMEEWDRFRNIDMDKEVNIIHSLENSIEKRKGHIDADKMAVLNGWHRIDCRTRDALRRSCLSELIEGYEECVRAFITESTDGDILELQIQDPFHRLLLHGVCEFYNLASDTVSGYNGVESSKITKIKRKKKGSPVLPNITLSHFLKMSKEGSW; encoded by the exons ATGGTTCTTCACAGAGAACTCGATCATCTCTTTTCATCCCCTTTCGTTGACCCTCCCAAAG ATGATGCGAAATCCAGTGGCATGTCAATTGAAAAGAAGATTGAGTTCCTCGAGAGTTTGACTGGAAAG GTCACTAATCGGAGGTCTCGGAGGTGGTTAAATGATCGTCTCTTGATGGAACTAGTACCGCGTTTAAATGCAGAGGAAATTAGAGGCTTGTTTGCTCCACCACCTTGGG GTGATGAAGTTCCACCTTCAACATTTTCCATGACGAACATGGAGGAGTGGGACAGATTCAGGAATATTGACATGGATAAAGAG GTTAATATAATCCATTCCCTGGAAAACTCTATAGAAAAGAGGAAAGGTCACATTGATGCTGACAAGATGGCTGTGTTGAATGGTTGGCATAGAATCGATTGTAGAACAAGAGATGCGCTTCGCCGTAGTTGTCTTTCTGAGCTCATTGAGGGTTATGAG GAATGTGTACGAGCTTTCATAACAGAAAGCACAGATGGAGATATTCTTGAACTACAAATTCAGGATCCTTTTCATAGATTGTTACTGCATGGAGTTTGTGAG TTCTACAATCTGGCGTCGGATACAGTGTCAGGTTATAATGGCGTGGAGTCGTCAAAGATTACAAAgataaagaggaagaaaaagggtTCTCCTGTGCTCCCAAATATCACCCTGTCCCATTTTCTGAAGATGTCCAAGGAAGGAAGTTGGTAG